One window from the genome of Leptospira broomii serovar Hurstbridge str. 5399 encodes:
- a CDS encoding SpoIIE family protein phosphatase, with protein MLRIVYGISRTNCFDLAKNIPNYCLREADIKKKNLTGQGFGARIELDYRKRLDEIERIEGYFTRAPEGIWCYELEDPVDTRLPVEEQYRVIFETARLTHCNDTLARMYGYRTAEELKGTLLKNIHSFENRFSRIGLMEFIRSGYKIHDVESEEVDPKGLKKFFLNTALGVVEDGKLLRAWGVQKDVTLIRGAELRLKRTLKLESLLSEISRNFLSTDPGNTNQAINVALAQLGKFCNADRAYVFLYTHAGLTISNTHEWCDEGIEPKMHRLQNLSLEEFQNDSLEIIGNRGYMLYNSLDEIPASNESLRKFLSKLSIQSVVVVGLTSQEAELGFIGFDSVKGGKLWTEEDIYVLKLVSDLVVLAFDRKKKESDLNDFYERMNHDLELARLTQRSLVARDFPSSPFYQFESYFRPFEKVGGDIITYIQHETGVLDILFGDVSGHGISSAMVSGMAVLSFRHNAKTGISPAEGIQQFVSDLKPMVVEHHIAAVWARFFPLEKKLVYSYAGHPPILLFRGEEMIELKGMNLPLLIFDSIEYFNESIDLKSGDRIVFYSDGMYEIFNAQGRILDLPGFQAILSEYRNVASLEEYIEQVISDVFKFSEGIFGDDMAMLILDLKG; from the coding sequence GTGTTACGGATAGTTTACGGGATATCCCGGACAAATTGCTTCGACCTGGCAAAAAACATTCCGAATTACTGCCTTCGAGAAGCCGATATTAAGAAGAAAAATCTCACCGGGCAAGGGTTCGGAGCGAGGATTGAATTGGATTACAGAAAACGACTCGATGAAATCGAGCGAATCGAGGGGTATTTTACTCGAGCTCCGGAAGGAATTTGGTGCTATGAATTGGAAGATCCGGTGGATACTCGACTCCCAGTCGAAGAGCAATACAGAGTCATTTTTGAGACCGCGAGGTTAACCCATTGTAATGATACTTTGGCCCGGATGTACGGATATCGTACAGCCGAAGAGCTAAAAGGAACCCTTCTAAAAAATATCCATTCTTTCGAAAATCGCTTCAGCCGCATCGGGCTGATGGAATTTATCCGCTCGGGATATAAAATCCACGATGTGGAATCCGAAGAAGTCGATCCTAAAGGATTAAAAAAGTTTTTTTTAAATACTGCGCTTGGAGTTGTAGAGGACGGGAAATTACTTCGAGCCTGGGGAGTGCAAAAGGACGTCACACTAATTCGCGGTGCGGAATTAAGATTAAAGAGGACTCTTAAATTAGAAAGTTTGTTAAGCGAAATCTCTAGAAACTTTTTAAGCACGGATCCGGGAAATACCAACCAAGCGATCAATGTTGCGCTGGCTCAATTAGGAAAGTTCTGCAATGCCGATCGCGCCTACGTTTTTTTATATACCCATGCAGGTTTGACTATTTCCAACACTCATGAATGGTGCGACGAGGGAATCGAACCTAAGATGCATCGGCTCCAAAATCTATCTTTGGAAGAGTTTCAAAATGACAGCCTGGAAATTATCGGTAACCGAGGATACATGCTTTATAATTCGTTGGATGAGATACCCGCGTCTAACGAATCGTTACGAAAATTCTTATCGAAACTTTCCATTCAATCCGTAGTCGTAGTGGGATTGACGTCGCAGGAAGCCGAATTAGGCTTTATCGGCTTCGACTCCGTTAAAGGCGGGAAATTGTGGACGGAAGAGGATATTTACGTTTTAAAACTAGTATCCGACCTGGTTGTGTTGGCCTTTGACCGTAAAAAGAAGGAGTCGGATCTAAACGATTTTTACGAAAGAATGAATCATGATCTGGAGTTAGCCAGACTAACTCAGCGATCCTTAGTTGCCCGCGATTTTCCTTCTTCCCCTTTTTATCAATTCGAAAGTTACTTTCGTCCATTCGAGAAGGTCGGCGGAGATATTATCACGTACATCCAGCATGAAACCGGCGTGCTAGATATTCTTTTCGGCGATGTTTCCGGTCACGGGATTTCGTCGGCGATGGTATCAGGAATGGCCGTATTATCTTTTCGTCATAATGCTAAAACCGGTATTTCTCCGGCGGAGGGAATTCAACAGTTTGTAAGCGATCTCAAGCCGATGGTCGTGGAGCATCATATCGCTGCGGTTTGGGCAAGATTCTTTCCGCTTGAGAAGAAATTAGTTTATTCTTATGCGGGACATCCTCCGATTTTGCTTTTCCGCGGGGAAGAGATGATCGAGCTAAAAGGAATGAATCTACCTTTGCTTATCTTCGATTCGATCGAATACTTTAACGAGTCCATCGATTTAAAGTCGGGAGATCGAATCGTGTTCTATTCGGACGGAATGTATGAAATTTTTAACGCACAGGGCCGGATTCTAGATCTTCCGGGCTTTCAGGCCATTCTTTCGGAATATAGGAATGTTGCATCTCTTGAAGAATACATCGAGCAGGTGATTTCGGACGTTTTTAAGTTTTCCGAAGGTATTTTTGGCGATGATATGGCAATGTTGATTCTGGACCTAAAGGGCTAA
- a CDS encoding LemA family protein — protein sequence MLLFIGTYFSFGCGYNTIQVQDEKVTAAWSEVLNQYQRRTDLIPNLVNTVKGYAAQEKDVLTEVTRARASVGSIQATPEILNNPDLFAKFNKAQGQMTSALSRLMVVVEKYPDLKSNQNFLELQAQLEGTENRITVARNRYIQSVQEYNVTVRTFPNVITAKMFGYTPKPNFTVENEAEVSKPPQVKF from the coding sequence ATGCTTTTATTTATCGGTACGTATTTTTCTTTCGGCTGCGGATACAATACGATTCAAGTCCAGGACGAAAAGGTTACCGCGGCTTGGTCCGAAGTATTGAACCAATACCAAAGAAGAACGGATTTAATCCCGAACTTAGTCAACACGGTTAAGGGATATGCCGCTCAGGAAAAAGACGTACTTACGGAAGTAACGAGGGCGAGAGCCAGCGTAGGATCCATTCAGGCGACTCCGGAAATTTTAAATAATCCGGATCTATTCGCAAAATTTAATAAAGCGCAAGGTCAAATGACTTCCGCACTTTCGAGATTGATGGTCGTAGTCGAAAAATATCCCGATTTAAAATCCAATCAGAACTTTCTCGAGCTTCAAGCGCAGTTGGAAGGAACTGAGAACAGGATTACGGTAGCGCGTAATCGATACATCCAGTCGGTTCAGGAATATAACGTAACCGTAAGGACCTTTCCGAATGTAATTACGGCCAAAATGTTCGGTTATACTCCGAAGCCGAATTTTACTGTGGAAAACGAAGCGGAAGTTTCCAAACCTCCTCAAGTTAAGTTTTAA